Proteins from a genomic interval of Microbacterium abyssi:
- a CDS encoding AAA family ATPase, with protein sequence MNSASVLILHGSPGSGKSTLARTISELLRAGGVAHGVIDVDELNLVFPSPRRDFWLANLAAIWPNYAQVPDIHVIIPTVVADAERLDQLRAAVPAASFVVCELTAPVDVLKARVTEREPTDEWRESLRSWVDHHAGRTDLEEIRDIFVSTHDQNEDESAREVLRALGWGSF encoded by the coding sequence GTGAACTCCGCGAGCGTCCTCATCCTGCACGGCTCCCCCGGGTCGGGCAAGAGCACGCTGGCTCGGACTATCTCTGAACTGCTCAGAGCCGGCGGCGTGGCTCATGGCGTCATCGATGTCGATGAATTGAACCTCGTCTTTCCATCTCCCCGTCGCGACTTCTGGCTCGCCAACCTTGCAGCGATCTGGCCCAACTACGCGCAAGTGCCCGACATTCACGTGATCATCCCCACCGTCGTTGCGGACGCCGAACGTCTCGATCAACTCCGCGCCGCGGTCCCCGCGGCGTCGTTCGTCGTCTGTGAACTGACGGCTCCAGTCGACGTACTCAAAGCAAGGGTCACTGAGCGCGAACCAACCGACGAGTGGAGGGAATCGCTGCGCTCCTGGGTCGACCACCACGCCGGCCGCACTGACCTAGAAGAGATCCGCGACATCTTCGTGTCGACGCACGATCAGAACGAGGACGAGTCCGCGCGCGAGGTGTTGCGGGCTCTTGGCTGGGGTTCTTTCTGA
- a CDS encoding aminoglycoside phosphotransferase family protein has product MHADQIDVDERTARRLIVEQFPQWRAEPLRWVGDHGTVNAIFRIGEHHAARFPLNPAAPAEVGDMLVREAAAMSELAAVSPVPTPVPFAIGAPGPGYPLPWSIQTWIPGEEATPDAASHSPVFARDLAQLVLSLRRADTGGRPFSGRGRGGDLRDSDEWMATCFEKSEGMLPVPELRDMWARMRELPDASGLAMTHGDLIPGNLVLDGDRLAGVLDGGGFGPADPSLDLVAAWHLLDADARTVFREELDADDLEWNRGAAWALQQAMGLVWYYVESNPPMSALGRNTLRRLLVADDLRER; this is encoded by the coding sequence ATGCATGCCGACCAGATAGACGTCGACGAGCGCACCGCACGTCGGCTCATCGTCGAGCAGTTCCCGCAGTGGCGGGCAGAGCCTCTGCGCTGGGTCGGCGATCACGGAACCGTGAACGCGATCTTCCGGATCGGTGAGCATCACGCCGCGCGGTTCCCGCTGAATCCGGCAGCCCCGGCAGAAGTCGGGGACATGCTCGTCCGTGAAGCGGCGGCGATGAGCGAACTCGCCGCTGTGTCTCCCGTTCCCACGCCGGTTCCGTTCGCGATCGGCGCTCCGGGCCCCGGATATCCCCTGCCATGGTCGATCCAGACCTGGATCCCGGGCGAGGAGGCGACCCCGGACGCAGCCTCGCACTCACCGGTATTCGCCCGCGACCTCGCACAGCTCGTGCTGTCCCTACGCCGGGCGGACACCGGCGGCAGACCGTTCAGCGGCCGCGGACGCGGAGGTGATCTCCGGGACTCCGACGAGTGGATGGCGACCTGCTTCGAGAAGAGCGAGGGGATGCTGCCGGTGCCAGAACTGCGCGATATGTGGGCCCGCATGCGGGAGCTTCCCGACGCGAGCGGTCTCGCCATGACACATGGCGACCTGATTCCAGGAAACCTCGTGCTCGACGGCGACCGGCTCGCGGGGGTCCTCGACGGCGGCGGCTTCGGCCCGGCCGACCCATCGCTCGACCTCGTGGCGGCGTGGCATCTGCTGGATGCCGACGCGCGCACCGTGTTCCGCGAAGAGCTGGACGCCGACGACCTGGAATGGAACCGAGGTGCCGCATGGGCTCTCCAGCAGGCGATGGGCCTCGTCTGGTACTACGTCGAGTCCAACCCTCCGATGAGCGCGCTCGGACGCAACACCCTGCGCAGGCTTCTCGTCGCCGACGATCTCAGGGAGCGATGA